In the genome of Megalops cyprinoides isolate fMegCyp1 chromosome 7, fMegCyp1.pri, whole genome shotgun sequence, one region contains:
- the slc52a3 gene encoding solute carrier family 52, riboflavin transporter, member 3-A, giving the protein MALLVHFLACAFGLGSWVAINGLWVELPLIVNELPEGWDLPSYLTVIIQLANLGPLLVTLMHKLCPGRLKETAVIYTILTIGILACFLLAFFWKVTTVMAGALHSTAFLVMTFFLSLVDCTSSVTFLPFMMQLPPKYITTYFIGEGLSGFIPGLVALGQGVGIARCVNITRGPNDTSPVRAVAASESLYTMQTEYLPPNFSTEVFFFFLAAMMAISLLAFVLLGRVPRTFELSTENLVSDTVSSVSSGLDNPVASNQKAHSGKSEEAGQSRPLLGKPGYSVSQLAFIYFLVVWVNGLTNGVLPSVQTYSCMPYGNIAYHLSAALASMANPLACVIAMFLPKRSLRFLGMLSLLGTGFGAYNMAMAALSPCPLLQASAAGEALIVLSWIFFTGTLSYVKVMVGVILRDQSHSALVWCGAAVQVGSMVGALSMFPLVNVYHLFQSGDICNTKCSL; this is encoded by the exons ATGGCTCTGCTTGTTCATTTCCTGGCCTGTGCATTTGGGCTCGGGTCCTGGGTGGCCATCAACGGCCTGTGGGTGGAGCTGCCCCTGATCGTGAACGAGCTGCCAGAGGGCTGGGACCTGCCCTCCTACCTGACGGTCATCATTCAGCTGGCCAACCTGGGGCCCCTGCTGGTCACCCTCATGCACAAACTCTGCCCGGGGCGGCTGAAGGAGACGGCGGTCATATACACCATCCTGACCATCGGGATCCTGGCCTGCTTCCTGCTGGCCTTCTTCTGGAAGGTGACCACGGTCATGGCAGGAGCGCTCCACAGCACCGCCTTCCTGGTCATGACCTTCTTCCTGTCGCTGGTGGACTGCACGTCGTCCGTCACCTTCCTGCCCTTCATGATGCAGCTGCCGCCGAAGTACATCACCACCTACTTCATCGGCGAGGGCCTCAGCGGCTTCATCCCAGGGCTGGTGGCCCTCGGGCAGGGCGTGGGCATCGCCAGGTGCGTCAACATCACCCGTGGCCCGAACGACACCAGCCCCGTCAGGGCAGTGGCTGCCAGCGAGAGCCTCTACACCATGCAGACCGAGTACCTCCCGCCAAACTTCTCCACAGaggtcttcttcttcttcctggcCGCCATGATGGCCATCAGCCTGTTGGCGTTCGTGCTCCTCGGCCGGGTGCCCCGCACGTTCGAGCTGTCCACGGAGAACCTGGTTTCTGACACTGTCTCTTCCGTCTCCTCTGGCCTGGACAATCCTGTGGCATCCAACCAGAAAGCCCACAGTGGGAAGAGCGAGGAGGCCGGCCAGTCCAGGCCGTTGCTGGGTAAGCCAGGCTACTCGGTCTCACAGCTGGCCTTCATCTACTTCCTGGTGGTCTGGGTGAACGGCCTGACCAATGGTGTGCTGCCGTCAGTCCAGACGTACTCCTGCATGCCCTACGGGAACATCGCGTaccacctctctgctgctctggcaTCCATGGCAAACCCCTTGGCTTGTGTTATTGCCATGTTTCTTCCTAAAAG GTCGCTGAGGTTCCTGGGCATGCTGTCCTTGCTGGGGACTGGATTCGGAGCGTACAACATGGCCATGGCAGCCCTGAgtccctgtcccctcctccaGGCCTCTGCGGCAGGGGAGGCCTTAATT GTGCTGTCGTGGATCTTCTTCACCGGGACGCTGTCCTACGTGAAGGTGATGGTGGGAGTCATACTGCGGGACCAGAGCCACAGCGCCCTGGTCTGGTGTGGAGCCGCGGTCCAGGTGGGCTCCATGGTTGGGGCGCTCAGCATGTTCCCCTTGGTCAACGTGTACCACCTGTTCCAGTCCGGGGACATCTGCAACACCAAGTGCTCATTGTAA